In a genomic window of bacterium:
- a CDS encoding pilus assembly protein PilP: protein MMRTPARMGFGLAVLLAAGVAATASAAPPADAAPKARTPRPAAPRADDPPYDATGRRDPFRPPRATAIAGTTVTPLQRYEIGQLRLVAVIYDTNAPRAVVEDDAGLGYIIRVGTPIGPNGGQVRAIERGRVLVREESEDFYGEAQTAEVVLELTSGERGKR from the coding sequence ATGATGCGGACGCCGGCAAGGATGGGCTTCGGTCTCGCCGTGCTGCTGGCGGCGGGCGTCGCGGCGACGGCATCCGCCGCGCCGCCGGCGGATGCCGCGCCGAAGGCGCGGACGCCGCGGCCGGCCGCGCCGCGCGCCGACGATCCGCCGTACGATGCGACCGGGCGTCGCGATCCGTTCCGACCGCCGCGTGCGACCGCGATCGCGGGGACGACGGTGACGCCGCTCCAGCGCTACGAGATCGGCCAGCTGCGACTCGTGGCCGTGATCTACGATACCAATGCGCCGCGCGCGGTCGTCGAGGACGACGCCGGGCTCGGCTACATCATCCGGGTGGGGACGCCGATCGGTCCGAACGGCGGCCAGGTGCGCGCAATCGAGCGGGGCCGGGTACTGGTTCGCGAGGAGTCCGAGGACTTCTACGGCGAGGCCCAGACGGCCGAGGTGGTGCTCGAGCTCACCAGCGGTGAGAGGGGGAAGCGATGA
- the pilQ gene encoding type IV pilus secretin PilQ, with protein MRRFWREFVVLALVAAWSPIGVPQAAESEGAAATEAAGLAVRDVRVDAAGGGRRVIVDVGRTPSRVRNFTLENPPRLVLDVSGPLAVGDGREARFPVADGVVKGVRAARFNGKLRVVIDLAAPATLDGVRTDGTDLVATIGGAGVDPVAAIDTQSITELPPDDLAAIAAPAAEAVEIDVVEIVPAAMPVAAPVPAPAAVVPPTPRRRQKPVKAPPAYDEEAVIALQEAAALADAVDVAPEPILMAASARVSPPEPERHRTSVPRAANSAVGTQGYRGNRISLDFKDADIQNVLRVLADVSGMNIIATDDVKGKITLHLSDVPWDQALDLVLRTNRLEATQEGNVVRISTIGRLREEREALLAAKDAERDLEPLRIAYQRVNYARADEALIDKVKGVLTDRGSVTFDDRTNTIIIRDVQRGITDAEQLIRELDVQSPQVLIEANIIEATEDFARGLGVQWGYQYNGGPSTGTPTGSNFPGSIGIGGSGLGAGVPAPPTGTGALPTPVPFLADFPVPANFASGFGAGTGSALNLALGSLDGANQLSARITALEEEGKGKVISRPRVITMNNVAATIQSLTILRVKMPSTGTVINTGTGGVAGGQTTATEKINTGITLVVTPQVSADGFVLMNIYAKSSVPDFSRAVDGIPNEISREANSNVLIRDGETVVLGGIFRHIGDDREAGIPYLRDVPGLGWLFKRRLDAKRQEELLVFLTPKVVDAGSAALPPAERLWQERGS; from the coding sequence ATGAGGAGGTTCTGGCGTGAGTTCGTGGTGCTCGCACTCGTCGCCGCGTGGTCGCCGATCGGCGTGCCGCAGGCGGCGGAGAGCGAGGGAGCCGCGGCGACCGAAGCGGCCGGGCTGGCCGTGCGTGACGTGCGCGTCGACGCCGCCGGCGGTGGCCGGCGCGTGATCGTGGACGTCGGCCGTACGCCGTCCCGCGTTCGCAACTTCACTCTCGAGAACCCGCCGCGCCTGGTGCTCGACGTGAGCGGCCCGCTGGCGGTCGGCGACGGCCGCGAGGCGCGCTTCCCCGTCGCCGACGGCGTGGTGAAGGGCGTCCGCGCCGCCCGCTTCAACGGCAAGCTGCGGGTCGTCATCGACCTCGCGGCCCCGGCGACGCTGGACGGCGTCCGCACCGACGGCACCGACCTCGTCGCGACCATCGGCGGTGCCGGCGTGGATCCGGTGGCCGCGATCGACACCCAGTCGATCACCGAGCTGCCGCCGGACGACCTCGCCGCCATCGCCGCCCCGGCCGCCGAGGCGGTGGAGATCGACGTCGTCGAGATCGTCCCGGCCGCGATGCCGGTGGCCGCGCCCGTCCCGGCCCCGGCCGCGGTGGTGCCGCCGACGCCGCGCAGGAGGCAGAAGCCGGTGAAGGCGCCGCCGGCGTACGACGAGGAGGCGGTGATCGCGCTCCAGGAAGCGGCCGCGCTCGCCGACGCCGTCGACGTCGCGCCGGAGCCGATCCTGATGGCGGCGTCTGCGCGCGTGTCGCCGCCCGAGCCGGAGCGGCACCGCACCAGCGTCCCGCGCGCGGCGAACTCGGCCGTCGGCACGCAGGGCTACCGGGGCAACCGCATCTCCCTCGACTTCAAGGACGCCGACATCCAGAACGTGCTGCGCGTCCTCGCCGACGTCAGCGGCATGAACATCATCGCCACCGACGACGTGAAGGGGAAGATCACGCTGCACCTCTCCGACGTGCCGTGGGATCAGGCGCTCGATCTCGTGCTGCGCACGAACCGCCTGGAGGCCACGCAGGAGGGCAACGTCGTCCGCATCTCGACGATCGGCCGTCTCCGGGAGGAGCGCGAGGCGCTGCTCGCGGCGAAGGACGCCGAGCGCGACCTCGAGCCGCTGCGCATCGCCTACCAGCGCGTCAACTACGCCCGCGCCGACGAGGCCCTCATCGACAAGGTGAAGGGCGTCCTCACCGACCGCGGCAGCGTCACGTTCGACGACCGCACCAACACGATCATCATCCGCGACGTCCAGCGGGGCATCACCGACGCCGAGCAGCTGATTCGCGAGCTCGACGTGCAGAGCCCGCAGGTCCTGATCGAGGCGAACATCATCGAGGCCACGGAGGACTTCGCGCGCGGCCTCGGCGTGCAGTGGGGCTACCAGTACAACGGCGGTCCCAGCACCGGCACGCCGACCGGCTCGAACTTCCCCGGCTCCATCGGCATCGGCGGCAGCGGCCTCGGCGCCGGCGTTCCCGCGCCGCCGACCGGTACGGGCGCGCTTCCCACGCCGGTGCCGTTCCTCGCGGACTTCCCGGTACCGGCGAACTTCGCGTCGGGCTTCGGGGCCGGCACGGGCTCGGCGCTGAACCTGGCGCTCGGCTCGCTCGACGGCGCCAATCAGCTCTCCGCGCGCATCACCGCGCTCGAAGAGGAAGGCAAGGGCAAGGTCATCAGCCGGCCGCGCGTCATCACCATGAACAACGTCGCCGCGACCATCCAGAGCCTGACGATCCTGCGCGTGAAGATGCCGTCCACCGGCACGGTCATCAACACGGGCACCGGCGGCGTCGCCGGCGGCCAGACGACGGCGACGGAGAAGATCAACACCGGCATCACGCTGGTCGTGACGCCGCAGGTCTCCGCCGACGGCTTCGTGCTGATGAACATCTACGCCAAGTCGTCCGTCCCCGACTTCTCGCGGGCGGTCGACGGCATCCCGAACGAGATCAGCCGCGAGGCGAACTCGAACGTGCTCATCCGCGACGGCGAGACGGTCGTGCTCGGCGGCATCTTCCGGCACATCGGCGACGATCGCGAGGCGGGCATCCCGTACCTGCGCGACGTCCCCGGGCTGGGATGGCTCTTCAAGCGGCGTCTCGACGCCAAGCGCCAGGAGGAGCTGCTCGTCTTCCTCACGCCGAAGGTCGTCGACGCGGGCTCGGCGGCCCTTCCGCCGGCGGAGCGCCTGTGGCAGGAGCGGGGGAGCTGA
- a CDS encoding shikimate kinase: MQHIILAGFMATGKSEVGRRLAHAMGRAFVDTDALVEADAGRTVAEIFAAEGEPGFRARERAAVVRACAMSPAIIAIGGGALLDPESRQVLAAAGPIVCLQATPEEILRRVGDAASRPLLADAGEDERLARVRALLAERAPVYALATHAVDTTGLDPDAVAARVRAVVEAG, encoded by the coding sequence GTGCAGCACATCATCCTCGCGGGATTCATGGCCACCGGAAAGAGCGAAGTCGGACGGCGACTCGCGCACGCGATGGGACGCGCGTTCGTCGACACCGACGCCCTCGTCGAGGCCGACGCGGGTCGCACGGTCGCGGAGATCTTCGCGGCCGAGGGCGAGCCGGGGTTTCGGGCGCGCGAGCGGGCCGCGGTGGTCAGGGCGTGCGCCATGTCGCCGGCGATCATCGCCATCGGCGGCGGCGCGCTGCTCGATCCCGAGAGCCGGCAGGTGCTGGCCGCGGCGGGACCGATCGTCTGCCTCCAGGCGACGCCCGAGGAGATCCTGCGCCGCGTCGGCGACGCCGCCTCGCGGCCGCTGCTGGCGGATGCGGGCGAGGACGAGCGGCTCGCGCGCGTGCGTGCCCTGCTCGCCGAGCGGGCGCCGGTGTACGCGCTGGCGACGCACGCCGTCGATACCACCGGGCTCGATCCCGACGCGGTTGCGGCGCGGGTGCGTGCCGTCGTGGAGGCCGGGTGA
- the aroB gene encoding 3-dehydroquinate synthase — protein MRGAAAVVAVTAERAEEILVDLEERAYPIVVGGGLLSAVGPRLASLGFHGACGLVTSERVGALYREPVERSLREAGFAPIVVEIPDGEEHKNVAWLKLLWDRLLDAGIERRTPLVALGGGVVGDLTGFAAATLLRGLPVVQVPTTLLAQVDAAIGGKTGVNHAAGKNLIGAFHQPRFVLCDVEVLRTLPPREFLAGLAEVIKYGVIRDAALFAAIERDLDAILRHDRARLVAIVAASARHKAAVVANDELEQSGERATLNFGHTVGHGVELLTEYRSFLHGEAVAIGMIAAARVSHGLGHCGADVVERIETLLRRAGLPVAIPDDLRGPALALAMRSDKKTAGGRIRFVAVEAIGRVRLVDLTGTEIVNHL, from the coding sequence ATGCGGGGCGCGGCGGCGGTGGTGGCGGTGACGGCGGAGCGGGCAGAAGAGATCCTCGTCGATCTCGAGGAGCGCGCCTACCCGATCGTCGTCGGCGGCGGGCTGCTGTCGGCCGTCGGACCGCGGCTCGCGTCGCTCGGGTTCCACGGCGCGTGCGGGCTGGTCACGTCCGAACGCGTCGGCGCGCTCTACCGCGAGCCCGTGGAGCGGTCGCTGCGCGAGGCCGGCTTCGCGCCGATCGTCGTCGAGATCCCGGACGGCGAGGAGCACAAGAACGTGGCCTGGCTGAAGCTGCTGTGGGATCGGCTGCTCGACGCCGGCATCGAGCGACGCACGCCGCTGGTGGCGCTCGGCGGCGGCGTCGTCGGCGACCTCACGGGCTTCGCCGCCGCCACGCTGCTGCGCGGGCTGCCCGTGGTGCAGGTGCCGACCACGCTGCTCGCCCAGGTCGACGCCGCCATCGGCGGCAAGACGGGCGTCAACCATGCGGCCGGCAAGAACCTGATCGGCGCGTTCCATCAGCCGCGCTTCGTCCTCTGCGACGTCGAGGTGTTGCGCACGCTGCCGCCGCGCGAGTTCCTCGCGGGCCTGGCCGAAGTGATCAAGTACGGCGTGATCCGCGACGCGGCGCTGTTCGCCGCCATCGAGCGCGACCTCGACGCCATCCTGCGTCACGACCGCGCCCGGCTCGTCGCCATCGTCGCAGCGTCGGCGCGCCACAAGGCGGCGGTGGTCGCGAACGACGAGCTCGAGCAGTCGGGCGAGCGCGCGACGCTGAACTTCGGTCATACCGTCGGACACGGTGTCGAGCTGCTGACCGAGTATCGGAGCTTTCTCCACGGTGAAGCCGTCGCCATCGGCATGATCGCGGCGGCACGCGTGTCGCATGGGCTCGGCCACTGCGGCGCGGACGTCGTGGAGCGCATCGAGACGCTGCTGCGGCGGGCGGGGCTGCCCGTCGCGATCCCGGACGACCTCCGGGGGCCGGCGCTCGCGCTGGCGATGCGCAGCGACAAGAAGACGGCCGGCGGCCGCATCAGGTTCGTGGCCGTGGAGGCGATCGGGCGTGTACGGCTCGTCGACCTCACGGGCACCGAGATCGTGAACCACCTCTGA
- a CDS encoding DUF1573 domain-containing protein produces the protein MLRRCLLLLGGAAIMAAPLAFAQALAPRVVIEAPVHDFGTVEEGAAVEHVFRVRNDGTDWLRVEQVKGTCGCTVGAAAGTLVAPGSETTVLVTLDTRRLAGRTTKTVTVYTNDPVSPRLGLTVTGDVLTDLVIAPQPLYLGRLRRGERVRREVRIAPGRPGGTAQVVLVEQAPQPLRVLIEPGDDPGEQKLVVDVVGELPLGRFNDEVVLRTTSAARPVVRLPVMANVQGDLAILPPQVTFDVARDGSAEPHDVRIRNLGRNPLAVTGVTAPDPVAWELTTLRPGAEWKLTLRLRGPLVSPLAGEVEVLTTHPIDARVVIPVYSLDRSQS, from the coding sequence GTGCTGCGTCGATGTCTTCTCCTCCTCGGCGGCGCGGCCATCATGGCCGCGCCGCTCGCGTTCGCCCAGGCGCTCGCGCCGCGCGTCGTCATCGAAGCTCCGGTCCACGACTTCGGCACCGTCGAGGAGGGGGCGGCCGTCGAGCACGTCTTCCGCGTGCGCAACGACGGCACCGACTGGCTCCGCGTCGAGCAGGTGAAAGGCACCTGCGGATGCACCGTCGGCGCCGCCGCGGGGACGCTGGTCGCCCCGGGCAGCGAGACGACGGTGCTCGTGACCCTCGATACGCGTCGCCTGGCAGGCCGCACCACGAAGACGGTGACGGTCTACACGAACGACCCGGTGTCGCCCCGCCTCGGGCTCACGGTCACGGGCGACGTCCTGACGGATCTCGTGATCGCCCCGCAGCCGCTCTATCTCGGCCGCCTGCGCCGCGGCGAGCGCGTGCGGCGCGAGGTCCGCATAGCGCCCGGGCGTCCCGGCGGCACCGCTCAGGTGGTGCTCGTCGAGCAGGCGCCGCAGCCGCTGCGGGTCCTCATCGAGCCCGGCGACGATCCGGGCGAGCAGAAGCTCGTGGTCGACGTCGTCGGCGAGCTGCCGCTGGGCCGCTTCAACGACGAGGTCGTCCTGCGGACGACGAGCGCGGCGCGTCCGGTGGTGCGTCTTCCCGTCATGGCGAACGTCCAGGGCGACCTCGCCATCCTTCCCCCGCAGGTCACGTTCGACGTCGCCCGCGACGGCAGCGCCGAGCCCCACGACGTCCGCATCCGGAATCTCGGCCGCAACCCGCTGGCCGTCACCGGCGTGACCGCCCCCGATCCCGTCGCGTGGGAGCTCACGACGCTGCGTCCCGGTGCCGAGTGGAAGCTCACCCTGCGCCTGCGCGGCCCCCTGGTGTCGCCGCTCGCGGGCGAGGTCGAGGTTCTCACCACCCATCCGATCGACGCTCGGGTGGTGATCCCGGTGTACTCGCTGGACCGCTCGCAGAGCTGA
- the mfd gene encoding transcription-repair coupling factor, whose product MAAALKDLVQRVGHDLAGGAAPVVRVSGLRGSGPALALARLLEEGRRPVLVLAADAAAAEGFAADLRFFLGDRRRGDPLVRRVHVLPGWEVPPFEALSPGRETVAARAEGLYHLLRTDAPVIVTTVEAWMQRCLPREVFAAAVACVRPGETLAPDELAERLIEWGYHRVPLAQDPGDLALRGGLLDVFPAGYAQPVRIEFLGDEVESLRLFDPTSQRSLDRVDEVLLLPVQELGRTRLATSEVTRRVDERAGDVGLARQERRDLVEAVRNGLALPGTELLLPYLYDDLAALADYLPAETLVWVQSGAEVDAAFETFWTQITEHAATAMHEGRFHPPAEALFLAPAAARAVLAGRSRIETEGLEELAGGALRATTYSTDALALKAQAPSTDSHLAPIAAQLLAWQREGQRPVLVGSTEAQCDRLVALLAPHGLELLASGAPFPQALATSGRKPLALVGELTHGVRLPDDGFVVVTEAEIFGERRQVRRGRRPRPADFLSSLAELKPNDYVVHTDHGIGHYRGLRHLQVAGTEGDYLHLDYLGGDRLYVPVDRINVVQRYVSGDGAAPQLDKLGGNSWERVKAKTKESVLAMAHDLLRIYAARDAHGRRQYATADDLYQEFVARFPFEETPGQQRAIDEVVTDLTSDRPMDRLVCGDVGFGKTEIAMRATFLAVLAGKQVAVLVPTTILAQQHAESFARRFQGYPINVEMVSRFRSAAENKAVLARAAEGRVDVVVGTHRLLQKDVTWKDLGLLVVDEEHRFGVKDKERIRAMRSTVDVLTLTATPIPRTLNMALSGIRDLSIIETPPVDRLAIRTYVARYDETVIRDAIMRELGRGGQVFFVHNRVENIDGMARRLGEIVPEAKIAVAHGQMPEDALEKTMLGFMHGETTVLVASTIIESGLDIPRANTLIVNRADTLGLAQLYQIRGRVGRSHHRAYAYLLIPGEHLITADAQKRLRVLQELDDLGGGFRLAAHDLEIRGAGNLLGKQQSGQITAVGLELYTQMLDQAVRELRGERAEPDVEPEVQLGIPAFIPATYVSDERQRLVWYKRLAGIRGVPDLEEIGGELEDRYGPLPPMVDTLLRLMELRRWLKDLRILAARRKGDAIVFEFDAATPVQPDRLLEVVRGTKGKLRMLSGSALAVRAEARDHDGLIAELRSVLQTIGSA is encoded by the coding sequence ATGGCCGCCGCCCTGAAGGATCTCGTCCAGCGTGTCGGGCACGACCTCGCCGGTGGGGCTGCACCCGTGGTGCGGGTGTCGGGGCTGCGGGGAAGCGGGCCGGCGTTGGCGCTCGCCCGCTTGCTCGAAGAGGGGCGGCGCCCGGTGCTCGTGCTCGCGGCCGACGCGGCCGCGGCGGAGGGATTCGCGGCCGACCTGCGCTTCTTTCTCGGCGATCGCCGCCGTGGCGATCCGCTGGTGCGCCGGGTGCACGTGTTGCCGGGGTGGGAGGTGCCGCCGTTCGAGGCGTTGTCGCCGGGCCGCGAGACGGTCGCGGCGCGGGCGGAGGGACTCTACCATCTGCTTCGCACCGACGCGCCGGTGATCGTCACCACCGTCGAGGCGTGGATGCAGCGGTGCCTGCCGCGCGAGGTGTTCGCGGCGGCGGTCGCGTGCGTGCGCCCCGGCGAGACGCTGGCCCCCGACGAGCTCGCCGAGCGGCTCATCGAGTGGGGGTATCACCGTGTGCCCCTCGCGCAGGACCCGGGCGACCTCGCGCTGCGCGGCGGGCTGCTCGACGTCTTCCCGGCCGGCTACGCGCAACCGGTGCGCATCGAGTTCCTGGGCGACGAGGTGGAGAGCCTGCGGCTCTTCGATCCCACCTCGCAACGGTCGCTCGACCGTGTGGACGAGGTGCTGCTGCTGCCCGTGCAGGAGCTGGGGCGGACGCGGCTCGCGACCTCCGAGGTCACCCGGCGCGTGGACGAGCGGGCGGGGGACGTCGGGCTCGCACGGCAGGAGCGGCGCGACCTCGTCGAGGCGGTGCGCAACGGGCTGGCGTTACCCGGCACCGAGCTGCTGCTGCCCTACCTCTACGACGACCTCGCCGCGCTCGCCGACTACCTTCCCGCCGAGACGCTCGTCTGGGTGCAGAGCGGCGCCGAGGTCGACGCCGCCTTCGAGACGTTCTGGACCCAGATCACGGAGCACGCGGCGACGGCCATGCACGAGGGCCGTTTCCATCCGCCGGCGGAGGCGCTCTTCCTGGCGCCGGCGGCCGCGCGGGCGGTCCTCGCGGGGCGGTCGCGGATCGAGACCGAGGGCCTCGAGGAGCTCGCCGGCGGCGCGCTGCGGGCGACGACGTACTCGACCGACGCGCTGGCGCTGAAGGCGCAGGCGCCCTCCACCGATTCGCATCTCGCACCCATCGCGGCGCAGCTCCTCGCCTGGCAGCGCGAGGGACAGCGCCCCGTGCTGGTCGGCAGCACCGAGGCGCAGTGCGACCGGCTCGTCGCCCTGCTTGCGCCGCACGGGCTCGAGCTCCTCGCGAGCGGCGCGCCGTTTCCGCAGGCGCTGGCGACGAGCGGGCGCAAGCCGCTCGCGCTCGTCGGCGAGCTGACGCACGGGGTGCGGCTGCCCGACGACGGCTTCGTCGTCGTCACCGAGGCCGAGATCTTCGGCGAGCGCCGGCAGGTGCGACGCGGCCGTCGCCCGCGTCCGGCGGACTTCCTCTCGAGCCTCGCCGAGCTGAAGCCGAACGACTACGTCGTGCACACCGATCACGGCATCGGCCACTACCGCGGGCTGAGGCACCTGCAGGTCGCGGGCACCGAGGGCGACTACCTCCACCTCGATTACCTCGGCGGGGATCGGCTCTACGTCCCCGTCGATCGCATCAACGTCGTCCAGCGCTACGTGAGCGGTGACGGCGCCGCCCCGCAGCTCGACAAGCTCGGCGGCAACTCGTGGGAGCGGGTCAAGGCGAAGACGAAGGAGAGCGTGCTCGCGATGGCGCACGACCTGCTGCGCATCTACGCCGCGCGCGATGCCCACGGCCGGCGACAGTACGCCACGGCCGACGACCTCTACCAGGAGTTCGTCGCGCGCTTTCCCTTCGAGGAGACGCCCGGCCAGCAGCGCGCCATCGACGAAGTCGTCACCGACCTCACCAGCGATCGCCCGATGGATCGCCTGGTGTGCGGCGACGTCGGCTTCGGCAAGACCGAGATCGCGATGCGGGCGACGTTTCTCGCGGTCCTCGCCGGCAAACAGGTCGCCGTACTGGTCCCCACGACGATCCTCGCGCAGCAGCACGCCGAGAGCTTCGCGCGGCGTTTCCAGGGCTACCCCATCAACGTCGAGATGGTCTCGCGCTTCCGCAGCGCCGCCGAGAACAAGGCGGTGCTCGCGCGAGCGGCCGAGGGGCGCGTCGACGTTGTCGTCGGCACGCATCGCCTGCTCCAGAAGGACGTGACGTGGAAGGACCTGGGCCTGCTCGTCGTCGACGAGGAGCATCGCTTCGGCGTGAAGGACAAGGAGCGCATCCGGGCGATGCGCTCGACCGTCGACGTGCTGACGCTGACGGCCACGCCGATCCCGCGCACGCTCAACATGGCCCTGTCCGGCATTCGCGATCTCAGCATCATCGAGACCCCGCCGGTCGATCGTCTCGCCATCCGCACCTACGTCGCGCGCTACGACGAGACGGTCATCCGCGACGCGATCATGCGCGAGCTGGGGCGCGGCGGGCAGGTCTTCTTCGTCCACAATCGCGTCGAGAACATCGACGGGATGGCGCGTCGCCTGGGCGAGATCGTCCCGGAGGCGAAGATCGCCGTCGCACACGGGCAGATGCCCGAGGACGCGCTCGAGAAGACGATGCTCGGCTTCATGCACGGCGAGACGACCGTGCTGGTCGCCTCGACGATCATCGAATCGGGGCTCGACATCCCGCGCGCCAACACGCTGATCGTGAATCGCGCGGATACGCTCGGGCTGGCGCAGCTCTACCAGATCCGCGGGCGCGTCGGCCGCTCGCACCACCGCGCGTACGCCTACCTCCTGATCCCGGGCGAGCATCTCATCACCGCCGACGCCCAGAAGCGCCTGCGCGTCCTCCAGGAGCTCGACGATCTCGGCGGCGGCTTCCGGCTGGCGGCGCACGACCTCGAGATCCGGGGCGCCGGCAACCTGCTCGGCAAGCAGCAATCCGGCCAGATCACGGCGGTCGGACTCGAGCTGTACACCCAGATGCTCGACCAGGCCGTGCGCGAGCTGCGCGGCGAGCGCGCGGAGCCGGACGTCGAGCCCGAGGTGCAGCTCGGCATCCCGGCCTTCATCCCGGCCACCTACGTGTCCGACGAGCGCCAACGCCTGGTCTGGTACAAGCGCCTGGCCGGCATCCGCGGGGTGCCGGACCTGGAGGAGATCGGCGGCGAGCTCGAGGATCGCTACGGGCCGCTGCCGCCGATGGTCGACACGCTGCTGCGGCTCATGGAGCTGCGGCGCTGGCTGAAGGACCTGCGCATCCTCGCGGCGCGCCGCAAGGGCGACGCGATCGTCTTCGAGTTCGACGCGGCGACCCCGGTGCAGCCCGACCGGTTGCTCGAGGTCGTCCGCGGCACCAAGGGCAAGCTGCGCATGCTGAGCGGCTCGGCGCTGGCGGTGCGCGCCGAGGCCCGGGACCACGACGGGCTCATCGCCGAGCTCCGCTCCGTCTTGCAGACCATCGGAAGCGCGTGA
- a CDS encoding peptidyl-prolyl cis-trans isomerase, protein MMFRRMGAATVTALLLIAGPVRAEVVNRIVATIDGEPITERELRRYAAQHAREGMSDGQVLDAFITDKLLDKEVEAKGIKITDVEVDRYIEQVKVRGRLDDQKFNEALAQQGLTPEEYRVRIKGELEKSQLVNREIRGRVNVTPEEVQRYYDANKDRFAVASGVTVRGILVEVGPADGSDAVAHAQSRAEEARAKALAGEDFGALAAEYSDGPGANSGGVFGTFKQGEMDPTLERAVFSLRPGEVSEVVRTGRGFFVLKVDQNEVGGHRSLAEVKDEIRERLYGEQIEKRFEDWLSRELRERHSVEVLN, encoded by the coding sequence ATGATGTTCCGCCGCATGGGCGCGGCGACCGTGACGGCGTTGCTGCTGATCGCCGGTCCGGTTCGCGCCGAGGTCGTCAACCGGATCGTCGCCACCATCGACGGCGAGCCGATCACCGAACGCGAGCTGCGTCGCTACGCCGCCCAGCATGCCCGCGAAGGCATGTCCGACGGCCAGGTGCTCGACGCTTTCATCACCGACAAGCTCCTCGACAAGGAGGTCGAGGCCAAAGGCATCAAGATCACCGACGTCGAGGTCGACCGCTACATCGAGCAGGTGAAGGTGCGGGGGCGGCTCGACGACCAGAAGTTCAACGAGGCGCTGGCGCAGCAGGGCCTCACCCCGGAGGAGTACCGGGTCCGCATCAAGGGCGAGCTCGAGAAGTCGCAGCTCGTGAACCGGGAGATCCGCGGCCGCGTCAACGTCACGCCGGAAGAGGTCCAACGCTACTACGACGCGAACAAGGACCGCTTCGCCGTCGCCAGCGGCGTCACCGTGCGCGGCATCCTCGTCGAGGTCGGGCCCGCGGACGGCTCCGATGCCGTGGCGCATGCCCAGAGCCGGGCCGAGGAGGCGCGCGCCAAGGCGCTCGCCGGCGAGGACTTCGGGGCGCTGGCGGCCGAGTACTCCGACGGCCCCGGCGCCAACAGCGGCGGCGTCTTCGGTACGTTCAAGCAGGGCGAGATGGACCCGACGCTGGAGCGGGCCGTGTTCTCGCTGCGGCCGGGCGAGGTGAGCGAGGTGGTGCGGACCGGTCGCGGCTTCTTCGTGCTGAAGGTCGATCAGAACGAGGTCGGTGGACACCGCTCGCTCGCCGAGGTGAAGGACGAGATCCGCGAGCGGCTGTACGGCGAGCAGATCGAGAAGCGGTTCGAGGACTGGCTGTCCCGCGAGCTGCGGGAGCGGCACTCGGTCGAGGTGCTCAACTGA